A stretch of the Pygocentrus nattereri isolate fPygNat1 chromosome 29, fPygNat1.pri, whole genome shotgun sequence genome encodes the following:
- the praf2 gene encoding PRA1 family protein 2, whose product MVDVQPPPLRSLDDFLLNSARFSAPDVRNLERWNNRIINNLLYYQTNYFVSAFALLLLVGYFQPFQLTLGAAVVVLVFLGFVWAAENKAVIRRFRRNHPSLCLVAILGSSYLLLSVLGGVAVFLFGITFPILLILIHASVRLRSLKNKLENKLESIGLKRTPMGMLLEALGQEQEAGS is encoded by the exons ATGGTGGACGTTCAGCCTCCGCCTTTGCGAAGCCTAGATGATTTTCTCCTGAACTCGGCCAGATTCTCCGCGCCAGATGTTCGCAATTTAGAGAGATGGAACAACCGGATAATTAACAACTTGCTGTACTACCAGACGAACTACTTCGTATCCGCGTTTGCGTTGCTGCTCCTGGTCGG GTATTTCCAGCCATTTCAGCTTACTCTCGGGGCAGCCGTGGTGGTTCTGGTGTTTCTGGGCTTTGTGTGGGCTGCGGAGAACAAGGCTGTGATCAGACGCTTCAGGAGAAACcacccttctctctgtctggtGGCTATCCTGGGCTCCAGCTATCTGCTGCTCTCCGTCCTGGGAGGGGTGGCCGTCTTCCTCTTTGGCATCACCTTCCCCATTCTAC TCATCCTGATCCATGCCTCTGTGAGGCTGCGAAGCTTAAAGAATAAACTGGAGAACAAGTTGGAGAGCATAGGGCTGAAGAGGACACCCATGGGCATGCTACTGGAAGCACTAGGTCAAGAGCAAGAGGCAGGGTCATAG